One window of the Tetragenococcus koreensis genome contains the following:
- a CDS encoding ribonuclease J, with translation MTQIRIIPLSGVRENGKNLYIAEVGEDIFVLDCGLRYPENELLGIDTVIPDFTYLEENADRVAGIFVTHGHADAIGALPYFLEKIEAPVFGTKLTIELAKLSVHRYEPTKKFKGFHVIDEDTEIDFNSTVVSFFPTTHTIPDSVGISLKTPEGNIVYTGDFKFDQSAVSSYRTDFGRLAEIGKEGVLALLSTSSNAENPATVASEKQIGEEVYDNIGFWDGRIIVACVASNLQRVQQLIDAAYRSGRKIVLTGQDFGRIIRTAMKLGKLELPDDDILITQKAMKKYDDDQLIILETGRMGEPIKALQKMASGAHRTLRIKEGDLVYITTTPTIAMETYVAKTEDMIYRAGGTVKNISDNLRVSGHANPDDLQLMMNLLKPKYFIPVQGEYRLLIANAELAEDVGIPKDHVFITVPGDILEYDNGEMSLSGTIPSDNVMVDGIGVGDIGNIVLKDRKVLSEDGVFVAVVTINRRKKQIVSKPQITSRGFVYVKASRDLLREGGEIVEEIVDRHLHSSDFEWSKLKQEIREKLSRYLFEQTKRRPVILPVIMESSQKHKKRKA, from the coding sequence TTGACGCAAATAAGAATTATTCCTCTTAGTGGCGTACGAGAAAATGGTAAGAACTTGTACATCGCTGAAGTAGGAGAAGATATTTTTGTGTTAGATTGCGGCTTACGTTACCCGGAAAACGAGTTATTAGGAATCGATACTGTCATTCCTGATTTTACTTATTTAGAAGAAAATGCCGACCGCGTAGCCGGAATCTTTGTTACACATGGACACGCAGATGCGATAGGCGCACTGCCTTACTTTTTAGAAAAAATCGAAGCCCCCGTGTTTGGGACCAAGTTGACGATTGAATTGGCAAAATTGTCTGTGCATCGTTATGAACCAACCAAAAAATTCAAAGGATTTCATGTTATTGATGAAGATACAGAAATTGACTTTAACTCAACAGTTGTAAGTTTCTTTCCAACGACCCATACGATTCCTGATTCAGTGGGTATTTCTTTGAAAACACCCGAAGGAAACATTGTCTATACTGGAGATTTCAAGTTTGATCAATCAGCTGTTTCTTCTTATCGTACCGACTTTGGCCGTTTAGCTGAGATTGGTAAAGAAGGCGTCTTGGCACTTTTGAGCACGTCCAGTAATGCTGAAAACCCAGCAACTGTAGCTTCTGAAAAGCAAATTGGCGAAGAAGTGTACGATAATATCGGATTTTGGGACGGACGTATCATTGTTGCCTGTGTGGCTAGCAATTTACAGCGGGTACAACAACTAATCGATGCTGCTTACCGTTCTGGAAGAAAGATCGTATTAACTGGGCAAGACTTTGGCCGTATTATTCGTACAGCTATGAAATTAGGCAAATTGGAATTACCAGATGACGATATTTTGATTACTCAAAAAGCAATGAAAAAATATGATGACGATCAGTTGATTATTTTGGAAACTGGCCGGATGGGTGAGCCGATTAAGGCATTGCAAAAAATGGCTAGCGGGGCGCATCGAACCTTGCGGATCAAAGAAGGCGATCTGGTTTATATTACGACCACGCCAACGATTGCTATGGAAACTTACGTTGCTAAAACGGAAGATATGATCTATAGAGCAGGTGGCACGGTCAAAAATATTTCTGACAACTTACGTGTATCTGGTCATGCCAATCCGGATGACTTGCAATTGATGATGAACTTGCTAAAACCGAAATATTTTATTCCGGTTCAAGGCGAATATCGTCTACTCATAGCGAATGCTGAATTAGCAGAAGATGTGGGCATACCCAAAGATCACGTATTTATTACCGTACCCGGTGATATTTTAGAATATGACAATGGCGAAATGAGCCTTAGCGGTACGATTCCGTCTGATAATGTCATGGTAGACGGGATCGGCGTGGGCGATATTGGAAATATTGTCTTAAAAGATCGTAAAGTCTTATCAGAAGATGGCGTCTTTGTTGCAGTTGTTACGATTAATCGTCGTAAAAAACAAATTGTCTCCAAACCTCAAATTACGTCTCGAGGATTTGTCTATGTCAAAGCGAGTCGAGACCTCTTAAGAGAAGGTGGAGAAATTGTAGAAGAAATTGTTGATAGACATTTACACAGCAGTGACTTTGAATGGAGTAAATTAAAGCAAGAAATTCGCGAAAAATTAAGTCGTTATCTATTTGAACAAACAAAAAGAAGACCTGTGATTTTACCAGTTATTATGGAATCAAGCCAAAAACATAAAAAACGAAAAGCATAA
- a CDS encoding PTS mannitol-specific transporter subunit IIBC, with the protein MAQGNKGIKAKVQQLGSSLSSMVMPNIGAFIAWGVITALFIPDGFLPNEQLASMTDPMITYLLPLLIGYTGGSMIHDQRGAVVGAIATMGVIVGSDVPMFIGAMMMGPLGGWCVKKFDEKFSDKIRAGFEMLVNNFSSGLIGFALAIIGYYAIGPIVTTLTEWLGLGVATIVQAGLLPLANIFIEPAKILFLNNAINHGILTPLGAEQSIEAGKSILFLLEANPGPGLGVLLAFTMFGKGSAKASAPGAILIQFVGGIHEIYFPYVMMKPLMFLAVIAGGMSGTFTFQLLDAGLRSAASPGSILAILGLTPPNSYVAVIAGVVVATIVSFLVAMVILKSDHSEISDEDLAAQQEAVQSAKQESKGQGSAAADTGDVQDAELRKVNRVVFACDAGMGSSAMGASVLRKKMQEAGIDMSVTNSSIGKLQDDANTLIITQNELHDRAIKKAPSAEFVTVENFMDSPRYGEIVERMKNETTQEESDEATPTDTTDDVEELKLAKVEHIVFACDAGMGSSAMGASVLRNMLKKTDLDVDVTNIAINRLDDDAQTLVVTQKELYDRAEQKAPSAQFVTVDNFMDTEVYEEIVERMKKQQ; encoded by the coding sequence ATGGCGCAAGGAAATAAAGGAATTAAGGCCAAGGTACAACAATTAGGTAGTAGCCTAAGTAGTATGGTTATGCCTAATATTGGGGCGTTTATTGCTTGGGGTGTTATTACTGCACTATTTATTCCCGATGGTTTTTTACCTAATGAACAATTGGCTTCAATGACTGATCCTATGATCACTTATTTATTGCCACTGTTGATTGGGTATACTGGTGGGAGCATGATTCACGACCAACGAGGTGCAGTTGTTGGTGCTATTGCAACGATGGGGGTTATCGTAGGTTCGGATGTGCCAATGTTTATTGGTGCGATGATGATGGGTCCATTAGGTGGTTGGTGTGTAAAGAAATTTGACGAAAAATTCAGTGACAAAATTCGTGCTGGATTTGAAATGTTAGTGAATAATTTTTCTTCTGGATTGATTGGTTTTGCTTTAGCAATTATTGGTTATTATGCAATTGGACCGATTGTAACGACTTTGACGGAATGGTTAGGTTTGGGTGTTGCAACGATTGTCCAAGCAGGTCTATTACCTTTGGCCAATATATTTATTGAACCAGCTAAGATTTTGTTCTTAAACAACGCCATTAACCATGGAATTTTAACGCCACTTGGAGCAGAGCAGTCGATTGAAGCAGGCAAGTCGATCTTATTCCTACTTGAAGCAAACCCTGGTCCTGGATTAGGTGTCCTATTAGCCTTTACGATGTTTGGCAAAGGTTCAGCGAAAGCTTCCGCACCAGGCGCGATTTTAATTCAATTTGTAGGTGGAATTCATGAAATTTATTTCCCGTATGTTATGATGAAACCGCTAATGTTTCTAGCAGTGATTGCCGGTGGGATGTCAGGAACCTTTACTTTCCAACTCTTAGATGCTGGCTTACGTTCTGCTGCATCGCCAGGATCTATTCTAGCAATATTAGGATTAACCCCACCAAACAGTTATGTTGCGGTTATCGCAGGTGTAGTAGTTGCTACTATCGTTTCCTTCCTAGTGGCAATGGTGATTCTCAAATCTGACCATTCAGAAATTAGTGATGAGGACTTGGCCGCACAACAAGAAGCTGTACAATCTGCTAAACAAGAAAGTAAAGGCCAAGGTTCAGCTGCTGCAGATACAGGAGACGTTCAAGATGCTGAATTAAGAAAAGTGAATCGAGTAGTATTTGCTTGTGATGCAGGGATGGGTTCTAGTGCGATGGGCGCATCTGTTTTACGAAAGAAAATGCAAGAAGCTGGCATTGATATGTCAGTGACCAATTCTTCTATCGGTAAATTACAAGATGATGCCAATACATTAATTATTACGCAAAATGAATTACATGATCGCGCCATTAAAAAAGCGCCATCAGCAGAATTTGTAACGGTTGAAAACTTCATGGATAGCCCTCGTTATGGAGAAATTGTCGAACGGATGAAAAATGAAACGACACAAGAGGAAAGTGACGAAGCGACACCGACGGATACTACTGATGATGTAGAAGAGTTGAAACTAGCTAAGGTTGAACATATTGTGTTTGCTTGTGATGCCGGAATGGGTTCTAGCGCGATGGGTGCTTCAGTCTTGCGAAATATGTTGAAAAAAACTGACTTAGATGTAGATGTTACTAATATAGCCATTAATCGTTTAGATGATGATGCGCAGACTTTGGTAGTTACTCAAAAAGAACTATATGATCGCGCTGAACAAAAAGCGCCATCAGCACAATTTGTTACTGTAGATAACTTTATGGACACTGAAGTTTATGAAGAAATCGTTGAACGAATGAAAAAGCAACAATAA
- a CDS encoding BglG family transcription antiterminator — MLYFSSREKKLLKLLLENKEGIPAQNLQELLQISKRTLYREISSIEKTIKPQKAQIINERKMGYRLIGEESVLREISQEVQKKQEVVFDNVHRQSALVSSLLLAKEEITIESLALDFAVSPTTIHSDLQQVEKSLAEYGLSLHRKKARGILAVGPEEKRRQILSNIIYSDVNEYEFFSYLAELTDPDKDMEPSNFFLNFITSRWFYFAKKAVLEKTNSLFIEVTDNQLQQVITSLALSLERINNDHWVVGEINDDSISPGVKSLAEQIMGEIKKQTDLNITDREVLFFTKQLEGVNYKKPQNIFLDNFDAELSYQVRELIRLVSQQMQNDFRKDDTLFYDLLAHLSAAFKRIDNQNPLVGNPLLEKILVEYPRLTEIIKENLKQIFTDHQAFLQDELAYVVIHFAASLERNPVKKELSALVLCSSGIGTAKILESRINKYIPEIERIEIAKISQMSHIDFKEFDLILSTIFLPEFSLPYKVISPLLLDDEIHEIKQELKGKQFTNKPVSSERLPTDTPNDFEQVYEQMKVANELLTQFSIKEVATRQTLEKTLDVVLEELEGVIIEDRKKVRELLINRHKLAPIGIPHTHFALFHSANAYVKKPYFAIFDLSRSVPVLGMDRKPMELTRLLLMLAPANMSQTEERLLGKISASVIESDVNIQTYQYGNEEAIYERISSLFIDEIKESEEE; from the coding sequence ATGTTGTATTTTTCCAGTCGGGAAAAGAAATTGCTAAAGTTATTACTTGAAAATAAAGAAGGAATTCCTGCGCAGAATTTACAAGAACTTTTACAAATCAGTAAACGTACATTGTATCGCGAGATTTCGAGTATTGAAAAAACAATTAAACCACAAAAAGCTCAAATTATAAACGAACGCAAGATGGGCTATCGTTTAATTGGTGAAGAGTCGGTTCTTCGTGAAATAAGTCAAGAAGTCCAGAAAAAGCAAGAGGTGGTATTTGATAATGTTCATCGACAAAGTGCTCTAGTTTCAAGTTTGTTGCTAGCAAAAGAGGAAATAACAATCGAAAGTTTAGCATTGGATTTTGCTGTCAGCCCAACGACCATTCATAGTGATCTACAGCAAGTTGAAAAGAGTTTAGCCGAATACGGCCTTTCTTTACATCGGAAAAAAGCTCGCGGCATTTTAGCTGTGGGTCCGGAAGAAAAAAGACGCCAAATTTTGAGCAATATTATCTATAGCGATGTTAACGAATATGAGTTTTTTTCTTACTTGGCTGAATTGACTGATCCTGATAAAGATATGGAGCCCTCCAATTTCTTTTTAAATTTCATCACTTCGCGCTGGTTTTATTTTGCTAAAAAAGCGGTGCTTGAAAAAACAAATAGCCTTTTTATCGAAGTAACCGATAATCAATTACAACAAGTGATTACTAGTTTGGCTTTATCCCTCGAACGTATCAATAACGATCATTGGGTGGTAGGGGAAATAAACGATGACTCGATCTCGCCAGGGGTTAAAAGCTTAGCAGAACAGATTATGGGCGAAATAAAAAAGCAAACAGATCTAAATATTACAGATAGAGAAGTTTTATTTTTTACTAAACAACTAGAAGGCGTCAATTATAAAAAGCCGCAAAACATCTTTTTGGATAATTTTGATGCAGAGCTTTCTTATCAAGTAAGAGAATTAATCCGATTGGTCTCCCAGCAAATGCAAAATGACTTTCGTAAGGATGATACGCTGTTTTACGACCTGCTGGCTCACTTATCAGCGGCCTTTAAACGGATTGACAATCAAAATCCATTGGTAGGTAATCCTTTGCTAGAAAAGATTTTGGTTGAGTATCCTAGGTTAACGGAGATAATCAAAGAAAATTTAAAACAAATTTTTACTGACCATCAAGCTTTTTTGCAAGATGAACTGGCTTATGTTGTGATCCATTTTGCAGCATCTTTAGAAAGAAATCCGGTGAAAAAAGAACTTTCAGCGTTAGTCCTTTGTTCTAGCGGCATTGGGACTGCTAAAATTTTGGAAAGCCGTATTAATAAATATATTCCTGAAATTGAACGGATTGAAATTGCTAAAATCTCACAGATGAGTCACATTGATTTTAAAGAATTTGATTTAATTCTTTCAACGATTTTCTTACCCGAATTTTCTTTGCCTTATAAGGTGATTTCACCTCTTTTATTAGACGATGAAATCCATGAAATCAAGCAAGAGTTAAAAGGAAAACAATTTACAAATAAACCTGTATCTTCTGAAAGGCTACCTACAGATACGCCAAATGACTTTGAACAAGTTTATGAACAGATGAAAGTGGCTAATGAGCTTTTGACACAATTTTCGATAAAAGAGGTTGCTACCCGACAAACATTGGAAAAAACACTGGATGTGGTTTTAGAAGAATTAGAAGGCGTCATTATTGAAGATCGCAAAAAGGTTCGGGAGCTACTTATTAATCGGCACAAATTAGCGCCGATTGGCATCCCGCACACTCATTTTGCTTTATTTCACAGTGCCAACGCCTATGTTAAAAAGCCTTATTTTGCAATTTTTGATTTATCACGTTCGGTTCCTGTTTTGGGTATGGATAGAAAGCCTATGGAGCTCACTCGTTTATTATTGATGTTAGCACCAGCAAATATGTCACAAACGGAAGAACGTCTT